A window from Fragaria vesca subsp. vesca linkage group LG5, FraVesHawaii_1.0, whole genome shotgun sequence encodes these proteins:
- the LOC101296781 gene encoding lysine histidine transporter-like 5-like, whose protein sequence is MSHQQDYRGNENGGQRIDASNWLPITASRNAKWYYSAFHNVTAVVGAGILGLPYAMSQTGWFSGSVVLVLSWLITFYSFWQLVEMHEMVPGKRFDRYPELGQHCFGPKLGYWVVMPQQLAVQVATGIVYGVTGGKSLKKCFELIWPAWGDYRTTYFILFFVCLQFVISQAPNFNSLKGVSLLAAIMSIGYAAIAFFASTIQGVHHREGVSYGVRSPTVSGQVFDFLNGCGTIAFAFAGHSVSLEIQATIPSTPEKPSKYAMWKGVVVAYVVVAVCYGTVSVAGYWAYGKHVEDDVLISLMRPAWLIALANFMVFVHVIGSYQVFTMPVFDQIEQYLVEERGLAPGRPLRIICRSIYVAAIGFVSISVPFFGGLLGLFGGLFFASTSYFMPCIMWLVTHKPKKMSFHWTASWISIVLGFLLAFLSPIGGAYTIIVAFKTYSFFS, encoded by the exons ATGAGCCATCAGCAAGATTACAGG GGAAATGAAAATGGGGGGCAGCGCATTGATGCATCTAACTGGCTTCCCATAACTGCTAGTAGAAATGCAAAATGGTATTACTCGGCTTTTCACAATGTTACGGCTGTTGTTGGTGCAGGAATTCTAGGGTTACCATATGCAATGTCACAAACTGGCTG GTTTTCGGGATCGGTAGTCCTTGTTCTTTCTTGGCTCATCACATTCTACTCGTTCTGGCAACTAGTAGAAATGCATGAGATGGTGCCAGGAAAGCGATTTGATCGTTACCCAGAATTAGGGCAGCATTGTTTTGGACCCAAGTTAGGGTACTGGGTAGTGATGCCACAACAGTTGGCTGTGCAAGTCGCTACAGGCATTGTGTATGGCGTCACTGGTGGCAAATCACTCAAGAAATGCTTTGAACTCATTTGGCCGGCTTGGGGTGATTACAGAACAACATACTTCATCCTCTTTTTCGTGTGTTTGCAATTTGTCATCTCCCAAGCTCCAAACTTCAATTCTTTGAAAGGTGTTTCTCTCCTGGCTGCAATCATGTCCATCGG TTATGCCGCAATAGCATTTTTCGCATCAACAATCCAGGGAGTGCATCATCGTGAGGGTGTGAGCTACGGGGTTCGATCTCCGACAGTTTCTGGTCAAGTCTTTGATTTCTTGAATGGGTGTGGAACAATAGCTTTTGCTTTTGCAGGACACAGTGTATCCCTAGAAATTCAAGCTACCATTCCTTCAACTCCAGAGAAACCCTCAAAATATGCTATGTGGAAAGGTGTTGTTGTAGCTTATGTCGTCGTAGCGGTTTGCTATGGCACTGTTTCAGTCGCCGGCTACTGGGCGTATGGCAAACATGTAGAAGATGATGTTCTCATCTCACTTATGAGGCCTGCATGGCTCATTGCATTGGCTAACTTCATGGTGTTTGTTCATGTTATTGGAAGTTATCAG GTCTTTACCATGCCTGTATTTGATCAGATTGAGCAATATCTTGTAGAAGAACGGGGTCTCGCCCCCGGACGACCTTTGCGCATCATTTGCCGTAGTATATATGTCG CTGCAATAGGGTTTGTTTCGATAAGCGTTCCATTTTTCGGAGGCTTGTTAGGATTATTTGGAGGATTGTTTTTCGCCTCCACATCTTATTTT ATGCCTTGTATTATGTGGCTTGTCACCCACAAGCCAAAAAAAATGAGCTTCCACTGGACTGCATCATGG ATAAGCATTGTTCTTGGCTTTCTGCTGGCATTTCTATCACCAATAGGAGGGGCATATACAATTATTGTGGCATTCAAAACTTACAGCTTCTTTTCTTAG